The Kordia sp. SMS9 genome window below encodes:
- a CDS encoding acetyl-CoA hydrolase/transferase family protein, with protein MIATMTTAEEAVKVIKSGDRVFIHTAAATPEVLVQAMTNRHQELKNVEIISAHTEGAVPYADDRYADSFQINCFFVGNNIRPHVQRGRAHYIPVFLSEIPALFRRGQMPIDVALVTVSKPNAKGFCSLGCSVDISNAAIDTAKYVIAQINPNMPFVHGNGIIHLNQIHACVAVDTPLYEMKVKPITEIEDKIGRNIAGLVEDGATLQMGIGGIPNAALANLTTHKNLGIHTEMCSDGIIDLVEKGVINGSQKVTEPGKIVSGFAFGTRKIYDFIDHNPMVNMMDVGYVNDTRTIRQNPKVTAINSAIEIDLYGQVCADSIGTKHYSGVGGQMDFIRGATLSKGGKAILALPSRTHKGIPRIVPNLKLGASVVTTRAHVQYIVTEYGIASMYAKNLKERAKEMMKIAHPEDREFLSKKAFENYNIRI; from the coding sequence ATGATCGCAACAATGACGACGGCTGAAGAAGCTGTTAAAGTAATTAAGTCTGGAGATAGAGTTTTTATTCATACAGCCGCCGCTACACCTGAAGTTTTAGTGCAGGCAATGACCAACCGACATCAAGAGTTAAAAAATGTAGAAATCATTTCTGCACATACCGAAGGAGCCGTACCATATGCAGATGATAGGTATGCAGATAGTTTTCAAATCAACTGTTTTTTTGTCGGAAATAATATTCGTCCGCATGTTCAGAGAGGTCGTGCACATTATATTCCTGTATTTTTAAGTGAAATTCCAGCATTATTTAGAAGAGGACAAATGCCTATTGATGTAGCTTTGGTCACTGTGTCAAAACCAAATGCAAAAGGATTTTGTTCTTTAGGTTGTTCGGTTGATATTTCAAATGCTGCTATTGATACTGCTAAGTATGTGATTGCGCAGATAAATCCAAATATGCCGTTTGTTCACGGAAATGGAATCATACATTTAAATCAAATTCATGCGTGTGTAGCGGTAGATACGCCGTTGTATGAAATGAAGGTAAAGCCAATTACTGAAATAGAAGATAAGATAGGACGAAATATTGCAGGTTTGGTAGAAGACGGTGCTACTTTACAAATGGGAATTGGTGGAATACCTAATGCTGCCTTGGCAAATTTGACCACTCATAAAAACTTAGGAATACATACCGAAATGTGTTCTGACGGAATCATTGATTTGGTAGAAAAAGGAGTTATCAATGGAAGTCAAAAAGTAACTGAACCAGGAAAAATTGTATCAGGATTTGCTTTTGGAACGCGAAAAATTTATGATTTTATAGATCATAATCCTATGGTAAACATGATGGATGTTGGGTATGTAAATGATACGAGAACCATTAGGCAGAATCCGAAAGTTACGGCAATTAATAGTGCCATTGAAATCGATTTATACGGTCAAGTATGTGCTGATTCTATTGGAACCAAACACTATTCTGGCGTTGGTGGACAAATGGATTTTATCCGTGGAGCAACACTTTCAAAAGGAGGAAAAGCAATTTTGGCATTACCTTCCCGAACGCATAAAGGAATTCCTCGGATTGTTCCAAACTTAAAACTAGGCGCATCTGTAGTTACAACAAGAGCACATGTGCAATATATTGTAACAGAGTATGGCATTGCGTCGATGTATGCAAAAAATTTGAAAGAACGCGCTAAAGAAATGATGAAAATCGCGCATCCAGAGGATCGTGAGTTTTTGAGTAAAAAAGCGTTTGAAAATTATAATATACGTATTTGA